In one Solanum dulcamara chromosome 1, daSolDulc1.2, whole genome shotgun sequence genomic region, the following are encoded:
- the LOC129891389 gene encoding uncharacterized protein LOC129891389 — MTIKLVIGGVNVNIISAYTLHVGLNNEVKKLFWEELDEVVRGIPNSEKIFIGGDFNGHIGATSSGFDDEHGGFGLGERNEGGASLLDFARAFELVVANSCFLKRENHLITFRSTVAKTQIDYLLSGRVIEAFVEIARSFRVRILLPNTSFWLWT; from the coding sequence atgacaATTAAGCTAGTCATTGGTGGGGTGAATGTGaatattattagtgcttataCCCTCCATGTGGGCCTGAACAATGAGGTCAAAAAACTCTTTTGGGAGGAGTTGGACGAGGTAGTGAGAGGTATACCGAACTCCGAGAAGATTTTTATTGGTGGAGATTTTAATGGCCATATCGGGGCAACTTCAAGTGGATTTGATGATGAACATGGAGGCTTTGGTCTTGGGGAGAGAAATGAAGGCGGAGCTTCGCTTTTGGATTTTGCTAGAGCTTTTGAGTTGGTGGTTGCTAACTCGTGCTTTCTGAAAAGGGAGAACCACTTGATTACCTTTCGTAGCACGGTAGCCAAGACTCAAATAGATTACTTACTCTCAGGAAGGGTGATAGAGGCCTTTGTAGAGATTGCAAGGTCATTCCGAGTGAGAATCTTACTACCCAACACAAGTTTTTGGTTGTGGACTTAG